The window GACTTTACAATGTCTTTATCTGTCATTTTACACCGTCAGCTAACCAAAAACATAATATACTGAGCTAACAGTTATTTGACAAAAATGGTATTTGACTCTTTCTTGTCATGCTTTGGAAGGAGGGATGCGATCATAAtggtttatttaatttaaaaaaaaatgaattattaataagagtacttaattatccttttttgaaattattattttaatttttttatagattaaTATTGATTATTAAAGTACTTAAATAttaaatactatatatatattaaaatattataaaacaaGAGAGGATAACTTTGTTTAAATGAAGCCATACCTACCCTTCCAAACACCCCAATTTGAAGGGTTTCTAACCCTCCATATTCTCTTATAAACCCCACCCTCCTAAATTCTATTCAATTAAATTTTACTTGTTTTAGCTATTTATAACATCTTCAAAAACAGAAAGGAAAGAGATAACTTTCTACTTGTTTTCTTCAACGGTTTATCTAGTTTAAATTTTCCAAAAAGAAAATGTAACACAGAAACAAAAAAACCAGAAAAGGAATTGAAGGCAAACAGCTTTAGTTTTGTGTTGAAGATGATTGCCTAATCTTTGAAAGGCAATGTAGTTTCAGTGACCAAGGACATGAAGGACCCTTGATATTAGAGAATGCAGTAGGCATCAGAATTGCATCTTCAAATAGCTAGAAATGGATATGCAGCAACACAGATTAGAACTTGGTGAATCAAGTTCCAGAACtaaaaaatcaatcaaataaataataaagaatGCATATGCTGTTCTAGTTAAACTGAAGAATCTGTGGTGAATTTTGTAATCCGTTGATCCTTAAGAGTATGGTACTCAAGTAATGGCTATCCTCATTTGGCTGTGCTCCTAAGTAAAACCCAATGAAGAATAATAAAAAGCCTAGCAATTACATAGCACTACTACTTACCAATTATGGTTGGAGTCAGCAGTTAAAGATATCAAGTCTCTTAAGCTAGATGTTTGGAGTTCGAATCCTAATGTACATTAAACTTTAATTGGAAGTGATCCACCTAAAGGATGCCTAACGAGACTCGAACAGATAATTTGGATAAATTACTAAAAAGATCATTACTACAGTGATATGTGAATGTAAAAACATCTAAGTAATTATAGTAAGTGTTACTGTTATAATATCTTCATCTAAAATTAAGATTATTTCTAACTAAAACTGTCCATCACTTGTCACAAAATTCAAATACTGTGACAGTAAAGCAAAATGCCTCATGTCTAAATATTAAAACATTAATGAAGGGGAAATTCAATAACTACAATCATAGACATCAAATGCATATCTAAATTCATCTGAACTATGCACATGAAAGCAACCAGTAAATCAATCTTCCCTTCCCTTATCAACATAGTCACTATAAACTCTTCAAGGCTTAAAATTTACTAACCTCTAAGAAAAGTAATTCACTTGCAAGAAAAATGATGGAATATTGTAATAGACAATGCACAGCATACAAAGCTAAGAAAGAGGAAAATAAAATTCAAGGTTATAGAAAATTACACGAGCTAAATAAAAGAACTGAATTTAACTCATCTATTCATCGATTTCAATTTTGACAACTTCACCCACATCTTCAAATTTATCTTTTGATGGTGGAGCTGCAGGAACTGGAATCCTCGGTGGCCCTCTGCCTTTCTTCTTGTTGCGAGGCCTCGCCTATATATAGGAAATGAAAAAAACAATTTCTGCAAGGTTAATCTTAAGATTAATTAACTCAATCAGAAACAATAAAGATACTGACGTTGCCAAAAGAGTGATTGAATCGCTTCCCTCTTTCTGTCTTTCTGTCGCCTCTGCCACAGTAAACTGAACCAGAAGATTATCAATTAGAACTAAAATAACATGCTTAGAACATAATGGAGGAAAATGTTTAGAACATAAATTTGAAGCCAGAGAGAAAAATTATTTACCGAgtggaatgggtgaagaggaaGTAGCAGAGAGAGAAAGAGTAGGAGTTGAATGGGAAAGAGAAACGCCTAGGGTTTCGGATCGAGAGGAGGCTAagccagaagaagaagaagagttgaGCGCTTGAGGGATCATCGGCAGAGCTCTCGCCATTAAGGACGCCATGACCGAGTTTGGAGCTTCCGGATTGAAGGATAAGGTCTTTCTTTACAGACCGTTGGGCCTCTTCTCCGCTTATAAGCCATTATGCATTCCTTGATTGATAGCGTGCATCGCGACCCACTTAACTGCCTTGTCCACCCTAATTTACAACCAATCATAGATAGCCAGCAGAACAAAATCGAAATAGGGaccaaaataaatattaaaactcCATATAGGGACTAAAATCAATAATAACCAACAAATGGATAAATTTATTTACGTATTATTTTTcatgcaaaataaataaataaaaaaagtaaaaatatctCAAACAGACCCTACAAGTACAATACTATTAAGGATTTAGATTAGCCCATTTTGACTGCGAGAAAAGGAGACATTATAGAAACGAATTCGATTTACTACTTCACTTtagtccggctcaagtaataaatctaagatcataataagattcatgaaaaaccttagAAAACTTATAAGCCACAcaaaatggtcattaggtccaacttatgagttttgattaatcaatttaatcacagtcaatataaacgattaattgtATTCGAGTTAGGATTTGGTCCATCTccaacaagcattaagaatcataagttagttcttaaaaggatAAACATGGCTTAATTAGGTTAAACAtgattaccacataattaaggttaagctccgcttttagccttagttaagggtgTTTTAACCCAAAATTAGTTAAGGGCGTTTTAAGATCCG is drawn from Euphorbia lathyris chromosome 9, ddEupLath1.1, whole genome shotgun sequence and contains these coding sequences:
- the LOC136206607 gene encoding small ribosomal subunit protein bTHXc; the encoded protein is MASLMARALPMIPQALNSSSSSGLASSRSETLGVSLSHSTPTLSLSATSSSPIPLVYCGRGDRKTERGKRFNHSFGNARPRNKKKGRGPPRIPVPAAPPSKDKFEDVGEVVKIEIDE